A stretch of the Glycine soja cultivar W05 chromosome 13, ASM419377v2, whole genome shotgun sequence genome encodes the following:
- the LOC114380998 gene encoding WUSCHEL-related homeobox 5-like isoform X1, producing the protein MEEGMSEFFISGVSVGGNSGSATTGTKCGRWNPTTEQVKVLTELFSSGLRTPSTDQIQKISNQLSFYGKIESKNVFYWFQNHKARERQKRRKVDKDVIRSENSISINSFTQTDFNQLYQVSEPERVIETLQLFPLNSFGESESKNMRVHASDQCRDSTMFSYTVGEQMDHPPLDLRLSFM; encoded by the exons ATGGAAGAGGGCATGTCAGAGTTTTTTATTAGCGGTGTAAGTGTTGGTGGTAACAGTGGCAGTGCTACTACTGGCACCAAGTGTGGGCGTTGGAATCCCACTACTGAACAGGTTAAGGTTCTGACTGAACTTTTCAGTTCTGGACTACGCACCCCCAGCACTGATCAGATTCAAAAGATCTCTAATCAGCTTAGTTTTTATGGTAAGATTGAGAGCAAGAACGTGTTCTATTGGTTTCAGAACCATAAGGCTAGGGAGAGACAAAAGCGTCGCAAGGTTGATAAGGATGTGATTCGTAGTGAAAACTCTATCTCCATCAATTCTTTTACACAAA CAGATTTTAATCAGCTATATCAGGTTTCTGAGCCCGAGAGGGTGATTGAGACTCTTCAGCTCTTCCCCTTGAATTCATTTGGTGAATCAGAATCAAAGAATATGAGGGTCCATGCAAGTGATCAATGCAGGGATAGCACTATGTTTTCATACACAGTGGGGGAACAAATGGATCACCCACCATTAGATCTTCGCTTGAGTTTTATGTGA
- the LOC114380998 gene encoding WUSCHEL-related homeobox 5-like isoform X2 encodes MEEGMSEFFISGVSVGGNSGSATTGTKCGRWNPTTEQVKVLTELFSSGLRTPSTDQIQKISNQLSFYGKIESKNVFYWFQNHKARERQKRRKVDKDVIRSENSISINSFTQNFNQLYQVSEPERVIETLQLFPLNSFGESESKNMRVHASDQCRDSTMFSYTVGEQMDHPPLDLRLSFM; translated from the exons ATGGAAGAGGGCATGTCAGAGTTTTTTATTAGCGGTGTAAGTGTTGGTGGTAACAGTGGCAGTGCTACTACTGGCACCAAGTGTGGGCGTTGGAATCCCACTACTGAACAGGTTAAGGTTCTGACTGAACTTTTCAGTTCTGGACTACGCACCCCCAGCACTGATCAGATTCAAAAGATCTCTAATCAGCTTAGTTTTTATGGTAAGATTGAGAGCAAGAACGTGTTCTATTGGTTTCAGAACCATAAGGCTAGGGAGAGACAAAAGCGTCGCAAGGTTGATAAGGATGTGATTCGTAGTGAAAACTCTATCTCCATCAATTCTTTTACACAAA ATTTTAATCAGCTATATCAGGTTTCTGAGCCCGAGAGGGTGATTGAGACTCTTCAGCTCTTCCCCTTGAATTCATTTGGTGAATCAGAATCAAAGAATATGAGGGTCCATGCAAGTGATCAATGCAGGGATAGCACTATGTTTTCATACACAGTGGGGGAACAAATGGATCACCCACCATTAGATCTTCGCTTGAGTTTTATGTGA